The Oncorhynchus clarkii lewisi isolate Uvic-CL-2024 chromosome 12, UVic_Ocla_1.0, whole genome shotgun sequence genome segment CCTTAACCTAAACTCAATTAATTTTACCGCTACGACTAACTTAAGTTTTTCTTCTGCCGGTCTAATAGCCACTACCTATTTTTATACATTGGGACGAACATCAGCATAGTTTTTAATGACCCCTGAGAAGCGAATTACTTTGACCTCTTTGGTTTTGGCCTTGATGTCCTGCCACAGGTACTCTGGAGACAACACCTTGCTGGGCTTGTTGTCGAGCAGGTACCTGTTGAGGTGGCTCTCCTCCTGCCAGGCAGCCTCGATGGAATTCCCCGCATCCTCCTCAAACCGGGTCCGACATACCTTTGCTAGTGTGTACACATCCTCCACGAACCCTCCGATCATAGCCCCGCCATAGTAGTAGTCTCCCTCATCCATGGGGATGTAGGCCGTCGAGGCTGGACGCCGTTCGTACGGGAAGCGGTCACGGGTCTGCTCGTAGTAGCCTGGGTGTATCACAGCAACCAGCCTTCCAAGAGACTCGGACCCCCAGTGAGCGTGGAACTTGCTGTCTACGTCCAGACAGAAGATGTAGTCGGCCTCCCCTCTGATCTGACGTTCGATGGTGGTCTGGATGATCTCCATCCTGCGGGCTGATATCTCCTGCCAGCGGTTTGAACCCGGGACCTGGATCACACTCAGATGTCTCCCCTGAGACAGGTTCACTGAAGGAACATCATGGGGACGATCAGTGAAAACGTAGTAGCGCACGTGGAAGCCGACCATGAAGTGCTTCTCTGCTGTCTCCAGAAAATCTTGGAGAAACCTGACGTATCTGTCAGTATTTAAAGGCATACATATCATAAGGATTAataagtgccttgcttaaggaCACAGCAGTAGGTCGCAACTGAGATTTTGATGTCAGCACACCTCTAActgatggggtggcaggtagcctagaggttaagattgttgggccagtaaccgaaaggtcactggttcaaatccctgaaccAAGCCGGAAACATCTGCTgttctgtccttgagcaaggcagttaaaccctcAACATCAACTACTCCCGTGCGCCATTATTCCCAATTAAGGCAGCCTCCTGTACCTCACTGAATCATGACAGCGTCATTACATTTTATTACCTGCCATGTTACATCAGGTACTTATTTCCTTATAGTTGAAAAAGTATTGATAGTTCAACTTCCCTTTTGAATATTCGTCAAAAGTTGTACTCACTTTCCAACGGCAAACACAGTGGTTGCTACGGTGAGGTTCATGGGCTTGTAGATGTTGTCGATTAGCACAGCGTCAAAGGTGCCTTCCCAGACGATGGGTGCCAACCACGGGGTCACTGACACCACATCAGTACATCTAGAGAAATAGAACAAAGGTCTTGCCTGACTGTGTTGTACTGACCAGAGCCATGTTGTGATCTCAATACTTCTATGATACTGGCAATTAAACAACCTTGAAACAAGCTGTGGTGTATTAGGCTACACCTCCCCACACTGATGTGTCAGACACTAATGTCAGGTGTGGCCTCCTAATATATCAAAGCTCCCCACACTGATGTGTTAGACACTTACAGTACGTCAGCTAATATAACTTTAATGCCCAAGATATTGAAATTACATTCCATGAGCaggtgtttagtgagtcctccagaccaaaggcagtggggatgaccagggatgttctcttgctAAGTGCATGAATTTGACAATTTCCCTGGCCTGTTAAGCATACAAATTTGTACGAATACTtataggtgtcagggaaaatgtatggagtaaaaagtacattgttttctttaGGAGTGtattaaagttgtcaaaaatatatattgtcaagtacagataccccaaaaaataagtagtactttaaagtatttttacttaagtactttacaccactggttttAATACGAGAAAAAGTTAATTGACAAATCAGACCACGGGACGCCTTTCCACACAGAGATTTATTTGGTCCGTGGGTCAGTGAAAACTATGCAATTATTTTGAAGAcaataagggcacaaggcgagacccagatgtagacacgggaggcagatggtttgagtctttgatatttattaaacaatccaaaaggggtaggcaagagaatggtcgtggaaaggcaaaaggtcaaaaccagttcagagtccaggaggtacagtggCAGGCAGGcacgaggtcagggcaggcagaatagtcaggcaggagggtacggagtccagaaaacagtCAAGGGTCAAGACCGTgaggactagcaaaaagagaatagaagcaggagtacaggaaaacacactggttgacttgaaaaacatacaagatgaactgtcacagagagacaggaaacacaggaatatatacaccagggaaaataagagacacctggagggggtggagacaatcacaaggacagttGAAACAGATGAGGGTGTGACAAAGACAGGTTTATATCAGTGAATGTAATCTATTAACTGTTATAGCATTTCTAAGTAGCAGCCAGTGCGGAAaacacaaaacaactgattgtcGAGTTGCGGCTGTCAATGAACAGCAGGCAGCAGCTAGAAGGTATTTGGGCAACATTTCAAAATATCATGACGGTAAAAATCTGTTTGAATTGGTAAGTGACACTGGAAGGTTGGTGGGTTATAATGTCCTCCTCATATTATAAAATCTGTTTGAATTGGTAAGTGACACTGGAAGGTTGGTGGGTTATAATGTCCTCCTCATATTATAGGCCTAAAATCTGTGTATCCACTATTTTCATTGGCCTATGCTATTGGTTGCATTTAAGTTAATGCTTAATTCGCTTTATTGATCTCAGTATGTAAATGACAAAGTAGCTTATCATTTTGATCATTTGGGTAATATAAAACATATAATTATAATGTCTCCAGTCATGGAAAAtaatgtagaattgcaggaaattatttTAGAAAAGGCCCTCTTGGACCCACACACCCCTCATGTTATGAAACTCTGAATGCCCTGGCAGCCAAATCTGTCAGGGAaactactatgatagaacattcAGATTTTTCTGCCTGACTGTGGCGCTCTTTACCCAAATTGTTAGCATTTTCTTGTGATCGCAACAAAACAAATTATTTTGCTCAAATAGAGATAATTAAATGGTGTTTTCTTTGAAAAGATGGGCCTGGCTGAGAATATAAAGTTCCGTTTTCTGCCTGAGTGTGGTGCTGTTTACCACAATTTTATGGATGATCTTGAGACAGAACAAAACTACTAAAATCCTAACATCATAACTTTAAAACTATCATGTTACCTTTTAAAAGTAAAAAGTACCATGACTTGTGGGGGGAATTTCTCAGTTTCTCAACTAACCTGCTGGTCCTCATCAATTGTCATTTCTCTGTTGGAAACAATAAAACCATAAAATAATTTCCCTCAATATAATCCAAGCCTCAAACCTCACCATGTTAGTAAGAATCAGACAATACTGTGACTTTCATTTCACACTATAGCGACATTAGGCTGTAATATATTAACAGAACTTGATCTTACCTGTTGAGTCTTTCAGAGAAGAAGCTGAAGTAAACATACCTTTGGGGAAGCAAGAGGGAATCAGTTCAAGTCTGTCATGAAAACATTTATGGTCTTTTTACACTAACAAAATGTTACTTAGACATCAGATTTTCAACTTTTGTTTTAAACGTAATTTATACCCTTACACAAGTACACCACGTAAGGACAGCAAAATGGCAACACTGCATAGTTGAGTGGAGTTACACATTACCGGGCTGCATACATTTGCGTATCTTATTGTGTAGGGTGTAAATTAGGCTTTACACTATCCTTACATTACCTTGGATGTGGTGTGGCCAAAGCCACATTCATGCTGCCTGTGTGTGTTCAGCTATTAACATACTGTTAATCCCATAGTATGTAGTAGTATATACAGGTAGGCAAGATATTTAAAGTATACAGGAAATTACCAATTCAACCATATTGCACACTTGAAAAATGCAATGATTCACGAGTGTGCAGACATTTTTAAAGGGTTACATTTTTTTGATAATACAACAAATGCTGTACTGATATTCATTGCATGTAGCTTCAGAGAGCCATTGTCTTTATTCAATACCACTCAGAGAGGGGTATGTGGTGTAGAAGTGTACAAAGATACCTAGTTATTATATTGAATAGTTTGATTTAAATCTTGAGAAGTTCAATGACTGTTTAGTTAGTGCTTCCCTCAACCCTGCAACAATAACCTGTTAAATCATTGTGTTAGCTTTTGTTTTCGTTTTTGATGAGGCTGAAAAGAAAGCCTCAGTCATTCAGTTTGCGCTGACTATTGTGGAGGAGGGAAAATAATTGTGGCGTTCATACATGTGTGGGAATTCCATATTATTCCACTTAACCCAAACTAAGAACCTGTTTGTACCCATTCTTGTTTAAACATGAATGGGTGGAGTAATATGGCAGTTTGCCTTTTGGCAGTAGTCGGCACGGTCTGGGACTCAGTGGCAAAATATTGAACTTTTTTGGTGACTGACATTTAACTGTGTGTTGGCCATGTATAATAAGACGAAGTTTaccttgtccgggagcaagacgtcaGTGTATGCGACGTGACtggttttccctttataatccgtgattgtctggagtccctgccacatgcGTCTCATGTcagagccgttgaattgcgacccCGTTTTGTCTCTgaactgacattttgcctgtttgattgacTTAACTGCACTGTTTgcattcaaccatattcccagtcaccttgccatggttaaaagcggtggtttgcgctttcagttttgcgcgaatgctgttATCTGTCCACAGTTTTTGATTTGGGTAGGAATAGTCACAgagggaacaacatcccctatacacttcctgatgaattCAGTCACTGTGACggtgtatacgtcaatgttattcttaGAGGtaacctggaacatatcccagtccacatgatcaaatatatcttgaagcatggattctgaaAAAGTAGTCCAAAAGACGTTGGCTCGTGCTTACTGGGTTGTAGTTTACCATGTCAGCCCACAATGGATTTTTTTGAATGCCAATCCACGTGGTAGGCCCACTATTTGTAAAACAGGCAGtgtcatatatacatatattcatacacatagctcatatattatACAGCGCCAAACTTATCCGCTTGACTCAAGTCATTGCACGCACCCCTGTTCGAACAGGAAGCACCCTACCCCCAGCCATAAACTGGCAGTTTCAGTTCCTCTTATCTCACGACCCCAGGACATACAGACATTCcattgcataaacacacacacttcatcccccctctactggtcgggtgccCAGAGCAgaaggctctgctgtgcaccattggggctcctgctctggctgGAGCAGGTCCGCCTCCAACCCGTcgggaccagtcagaagaccaccacgacaagactccacctacattattctatgtataaaaactgTTGTAACCTTTGTTTAGGCCCCTTTTTCAGCTAACTCCATTTTGAGTTATATGAATCAGGTCCGTGCACGTTAAAACTgcaggacaagatatcttttgactcaataaactgcctttttgttacaactgaaatccactctgtccagcgtccatgATTTGGTCTCACTCTCCTGTAAGTAAATCATCAACAGCAGTTGCATTGGATTTATTAGACCTGATTCCTGTGACATATCAATTTGGCTATTTAAGCTTTGAACATCAGCTACCCGACTTTATCATTAGTTATCGTGAGCCTATTTACAATGTGTTTACACAGCGGGAAATTaagaagtattttattttttgccaAGATCAGCTTGTCAGTAATTGATAGATACAAACTTGAAACCAGTGATTGTGACAATGGGGTAAAACTCCTGAACAACAGTTGTGATTGTCCATTTTactttgacctgtcctgttttCAGGACATGTTGTTTGTTAACAGCACATTTTTGTTGATTGGGAGACATgaaggttaggctatttgatcggTGAAACCTGCATGGAAAAAAAGTTTTTGCCTCATTAAATTGACATATATTTTTATCTCCAACCAGAAGATTACAGGCagcattcgcactgagctaaaggatagagatgctgctttcaaggagcgggactctaaacTGGAAGTTTACTAGAAATCCCACTATAccctctgatgaaccatcaaaAATGCAAAtaatcaatacaggactaatatcgagtcgtactacaccatctctgatgctcgtcggatgtggcagggattgcaaaccattacagactacaaggggaagcacagccgagagctgcccagtgacaagcTTACCAGaagagctaaactacttctatgctcactttgtggcaaaacactgaaacatgcatcagagcaccagctgtaccggaagactgtgatcacgctctccgcagccaatgtgagtaagacctttagacaggtcaacattcacaaggccgcagggacatacagattaccaggacgtgtactgcgagcatgcactgaccaactggcaagtgtcttcactgacattttccacctgtccgagtctgtaataccaacatgtttttttAAGCAGACCACTGTAGTGccagtgcccaagaacactaaggtagacacatcgatggctctgaacgaactttatttaactctctgcaaactggaaacgatttatccggaggctgcattcattgtagctggggattttaacaaggctaatctgaaaacaagactccctaaattttatcagcatatcgattgcgcaaccaggggtggaaagaccttggatcattgttactctaacttccgcgacgcatataaggccctgccccgcccccctttcggaaaagctgaccacgactccattttgttgatccctgcctacagacagaaactaaaacaagaggctcccacgctgaggtctgtccaacgctggtccgaccaagctgactccacactccaagactgcttccatcacgtggactgggagatgtttcgtattgcgtcagataacaacattgacgaatacgccgaTTCGGTGTGCgacttcattagaacgtgcgttgaagatgtcgttcccatagcaacgattaaaacattccctaaccagaaaccgtggattgatggcagcattcgtgtgaaactgaaagcgcggaccactgcttttaatcagggcaaggtgtctggtaacatgaccgaatacaaacagtgcagctattccctccgcaaggctatcaaacaagctaagcgccagtacagagacaaagtagaatgtcaattcaacggctcagacacaagaggcatgtggcagggtctacagtcaatcacggactacaggaagaaatccagcccagtcacggaccaggatgtcttgctcccaggcagactaaataacttttttgcccgctttgaggacaatacagtgccactgacacagcctgcaacgaaaacatgcggtctctccttcactgcagccgaggtgagtaagacatttaaacgtgttaaccctcgcaaggctgcaggcccagacggcatccccagccgcgccctcagagcatgcgcagaccagctggccggtgtgtttacggacatattcaatcaatccctataccagtctgctgttcccacatgcttcaagagggccaccattgttcctgttcccaagaaagctaaggtaactgagctaaacgactaccgccctgtagcactcacatccgtcatcatgaagtgctttgagagactagtcaaggaccatataa includes the following:
- the LOC139422514 gene encoding globoside alpha-1,3-N-acetylgalactosaminyltransferase 1-like; protein product: MNVALATPHPRYVYFSFFSERLNREMTIDEDQQYHRSIEITTWLWSVQHSQARPLFYFSRCTDVVSVTPWLAPIVWEGTFDAVLIDNIYKPMNLTVATTVFAVGKYVRFLQDFLETAEKHFMVGFHVRYYVFTDRPHDVPSVNLSQGRHLSVIQVPGSNRWQEISARRMEIIQTTIERQIRGEADYIFCLDVDSKFHAHWGSESLGRLVAVIHPGYYEQTRDRFPYERRPASTAYIPMDEGDYYYGGAMIGGFVEDVYTLAKVCRTRFEEDAGNSIEAAWQEESHLNRYLLDNKPSKVLSPEYLWQDIKAKTKEVKVIRFSGVIKNYADVRPNV